A region from the Hyalangium gracile genome encodes:
- a CDS encoding metallophosphoesterase has translation MRLFAIGDTHLPSTRNKDMHRFGWAEHPLPLQRAWDEKVRPEDVVIVAGDISWATRPPEVLEDLKWLDARPGRKVLVRGNHDYWWGDSASKLRKLLEPFKTLEGFVQNSAVVMGPWLIAGSRLWTAPEAPPMPGGEMGDEPVDAGYVEREVNRLKLSFEDAMKKEKASPTPLTRVVAVHFPPLYANEKATAFSEPIEAFQPKVCVYGHLHAEGIAAGFTGMRAGVRYVLASCDAAKFSPVLLDEM, from the coding sequence ATGCGCCTCTTCGCCATCGGCGACACCCACCTGCCCTCCACCCGGAACAAGGACATGCACCGCTTCGGCTGGGCGGAGCATCCCCTGCCGCTGCAGCGCGCCTGGGATGAGAAGGTGCGCCCCGAGGACGTCGTCATCGTCGCCGGAGACATCTCCTGGGCCACGCGGCCGCCGGAGGTGCTGGAGGACCTGAAGTGGCTGGACGCGCGGCCCGGACGCAAGGTGCTGGTGCGCGGCAACCATGACTACTGGTGGGGAGACTCGGCGTCCAAGCTGCGCAAGCTGCTGGAGCCCTTCAAGACGCTGGAGGGCTTCGTGCAGAACAGCGCGGTGGTGATGGGGCCGTGGCTCATCGCCGGCTCGCGGCTGTGGACGGCGCCCGAGGCTCCGCCCATGCCCGGCGGAGAGATGGGCGACGAGCCCGTGGACGCCGGCTACGTGGAGCGCGAGGTCAACCGGCTCAAGCTCTCCTTCGAGGACGCGATGAAGAAGGAGAAGGCGAGCCCCACGCCACTCACACGCGTCGTCGCGGTGCACTTCCCCCCGCTGTACGCCAACGAGAAGGCCACCGCCTTCAGCGAGCCCATCGAGGCCTTCCAGCCCAAGGTGTGCGTCTACGGCCACCTGCACGCCGAGGGCATCGCCGCGGGCTTCACCGGCATGCGCGCCGGGGTGCGTTACGTGCTCGCTTCTTGTGACGCCGCAAAGTTCTCGCCTGTCTTGCTCGACGAGATGTGA
- a CDS encoding DsbA family oxidoreductase, with amino-acid sequence MRALLPKPLQITVYQDVLCAWCYLADLRLEVLRKEFGDTVRWRVRPYPLRIQDTRPTERELRGLSEEVQRAREEPEPVARLLTPDLWLGGDPPRSSLPGLAALEAARLQGPQARTYLARAMQRAALEQGVNVARTDVVFELASRVGLAMNDFSAAFNSEETRRLILDEHRLAAGRGVRGVPTLVIAGRWMVCGLRDVAEYREHILTCMGKLAASRSGGSSERIVH; translated from the coding sequence ATGAGAGCCCTGCTGCCCAAGCCGCTGCAGATTACCGTCTACCAGGATGTGCTGTGCGCCTGGTGCTACCTCGCCGACCTCCGCCTGGAGGTCCTCCGCAAGGAGTTTGGCGACACCGTGCGGTGGCGCGTCCGCCCCTACCCGCTGCGTATCCAGGACACACGCCCCACGGAGCGAGAGCTTCGTGGTCTGTCCGAGGAAGTGCAGCGCGCGCGGGAGGAACCCGAACCCGTGGCGCGCCTGCTGACGCCGGACCTGTGGCTGGGCGGAGATCCTCCGCGCTCGAGCCTCCCGGGACTGGCGGCGCTGGAGGCCGCGCGGCTCCAGGGTCCGCAGGCGCGGACGTACCTGGCCAGGGCCATGCAGCGCGCGGCGCTCGAGCAGGGCGTGAACGTGGCGCGCACGGATGTGGTGTTCGAGCTGGCCAGTCGCGTGGGCCTGGCGATGAACGACTTCTCCGCGGCGTTCAACTCGGAGGAGACGCGCCGGCTCATCCTCGACGAGCACCGGCTGGCCGCGGGGCGCGGCGTGCGCGGCGTGCCCACCCTCGTCATCGCCGGCCGGTGGATGGTCTGCGGCCTGCGGGACGTGGCCGAGTACCGCGAGCACATCCTCACCTGCATGGGGAAGCTGGCGGCGTCGCGCTCGGGTGGTTCGTCCGAGCGCATCGTCCACTGA
- a CDS encoding TIGR02265 family protein, with translation MPANKADLLARLTAVHPGDNALGLFFTTVFHLVEQQAGPAALTKLRTGELAKDYSELRMYPVKDFLHLLFSVADLLEPRLGSPEAVFRACGETSVTRYNSGPGRFLFNVLARGDPHKLFSMAQVGYNTAVTYGRREYQVISPKSGVLRANGDMIPPAYHEGILIGSLKLLNVQGRARARVQGIDRVEYDITWN, from the coding sequence ATGCCGGCGAACAAGGCTGATCTTCTGGCTCGCCTCACGGCCGTTCATCCCGGGGACAACGCCCTGGGGCTGTTCTTCACGACGGTGTTCCACCTGGTCGAGCAGCAGGCCGGGCCCGCGGCGCTGACGAAGCTGCGCACGGGCGAGCTGGCGAAGGACTACTCCGAGCTGCGCATGTACCCGGTGAAGGACTTCCTCCACCTGCTCTTCAGCGTGGCGGATCTGCTCGAGCCGCGGCTGGGCTCTCCGGAGGCGGTGTTCCGCGCGTGTGGCGAGACCAGCGTCACCCGCTACAACTCGGGCCCGGGGCGCTTCCTGTTCAACGTGCTGGCCCGGGGCGACCCGCACAAGCTCTTCTCCATGGCGCAGGTGGGCTACAACACGGCCGTCACCTACGGGCGCCGCGAGTACCAGGTCATCAGCCCCAAGTCCGGCGTGCTGCGCGCCAACGGGGACATGATCCCTCCGGCATACCACGAGGGCATCCTCATCGGCTCGCTGAAGCTGCTCAACGTGCAGGGCCGGGCGCGGGCGCGCGTGCAGGGCATCGACCGCGTGGAGTACGACATCACCTGGAACTGA
- a CDS encoding SDR family NAD(P)-dependent oxidoreductase translates to MAIQEPTEADVARCLAVLRAIVKLPADHPTRCAVEDAASHVHRESKKRRRRQRDVASRQADRSLMETLASARSEVAGVRSLSASVEPSTQELLRTRHCYGCKGRYTRLHPFYLSLCPECARFHEDKRTQRVSLEGRRALITGGRVKVGFQLALKLLRDGAHVHVLSRYPRDAARRYAQEPDFEQWRERLVLHGLDLRFLPGVVAFTEHLLATESHLDILVNNAAQTLRSTAEQDTALHQREQELARTLPAAALGRVRELPSEVARHSRLLALPEGALAPEPLGAFLKERADGNLEDPRPSNSWVLRLDEVPPVELLEVQCVNAMAPFLLNSRLKPLLLRSPWADRYIVNVSAAEGQFQREGKTVFHPHTNMAKAALNMMTRTSAADYARDGIYMNSVDTGWFTNENPHEKRERMEAGGFTPPLDSVDGAARLYDPIVQGIRGQPVHGHFIKDYRSAPW, encoded by the coding sequence ATGGCCATACAGGAGCCGACGGAAGCGGACGTGGCCCGGTGCCTCGCGGTGCTGCGCGCCATCGTGAAGCTCCCGGCCGATCATCCGACCCGCTGCGCTGTCGAGGACGCCGCCTCGCACGTCCATCGCGAGTCCAAGAAGCGCCGCCGCCGTCAGCGTGACGTGGCCTCCCGGCAGGCGGACCGCTCTCTCATGGAGACGCTCGCGAGCGCTCGGAGCGAGGTGGCCGGCGTGCGCAGCCTGTCCGCCTCCGTGGAGCCTTCCACCCAGGAGCTCCTGCGCACGCGCCACTGCTACGGCTGCAAGGGGCGCTATACCCGGCTGCACCCCTTCTACCTCTCGCTCTGTCCCGAGTGCGCGCGCTTCCACGAGGACAAGCGCACGCAGCGGGTCTCCCTGGAGGGCCGTCGCGCCCTGATCACCGGAGGCCGGGTGAAGGTGGGCTTCCAGCTCGCGCTCAAGCTGCTGAGGGATGGGGCGCACGTCCATGTCCTCTCGCGCTACCCCCGAGACGCCGCCCGGCGCTACGCCCAGGAGCCCGACTTCGAGCAGTGGCGGGAGCGGCTCGTCCTCCACGGGCTGGATCTGCGCTTCCTGCCGGGCGTGGTCGCCTTCACCGAGCACCTGCTCGCCACCGAGTCGCACCTGGACATCCTCGTCAACAACGCCGCCCAGACGCTGCGCTCCACCGCCGAGCAGGACACCGCGCTCCATCAGCGGGAACAGGAGCTGGCGCGCACCCTGCCCGCCGCCGCGCTCGGCCGGGTGCGCGAGCTGCCCTCGGAAGTCGCCCGCCACTCGAGGCTGCTCGCCCTCCCGGAGGGAGCCCTGGCCCCGGAGCCGCTCGGTGCATTCCTGAAGGAGCGCGCCGACGGGAACCTCGAGGACCCGCGCCCGAGCAACAGCTGGGTGCTGCGCCTGGACGAGGTGCCCCCGGTGGAGCTGCTCGAGGTCCAGTGCGTCAACGCCATGGCGCCGTTCCTGCTCAACAGCCGGCTCAAGCCGCTGCTGCTGCGCTCGCCGTGGGCGGACCGCTACATCGTCAACGTCTCCGCGGCGGAGGGGCAGTTCCAGCGCGAGGGCAAGACGGTCTTCCACCCGCACACCAACATGGCCAAGGCGGCGCTCAACATGATGACGCGCACCTCGGCGGCGGACTACGCGCGCGACGGCATCTACATGAACAGCGTGGACACGGGCTGGTTCACCAACGAGAACCCGCACGAGAAGCGCGAGCGCATGGAGGCCGGCGGCTTCACTCCGCCGCTGGACTCCGTGGACGGCGCCGCGCGTCTGTACGATCCCATCGTGCAGGGAATCCGCGGGCAGCCGGTCCACGGCCACTTCATCAAGGACTACCGGAGCGCTCCCTGGTGA
- a CDS encoding FAD-dependent oxidoreductase — MKRLVLVGPGHAHLYVLEALARAPLPDVETVLVSLGTRQLYSGMLPGWIAGDHALEQLSFELEGLARAAKARLEPSGALALRADQRELQLGDGRVLGYDVASFDIGSLPAGTELPGVKEHALVLKPLERALAVLSEASQPLGPLLVVGGGAAGVELALCLQARTRRPTLLLERGEEVPRGASRAARRLIRGLLAQRGVELRTGAALASLEPGSARLESGESLPFTTCVWATGARAPELFAPSGAAVDAQGYLAVEDTLRSPSHPELFAAGDCAGFISGQRVPKAGVYAVRQGPVLSANLRAALTGEGALRPYHAQAGFLSLMNAGDGTAVAAWKGLAFHGRAMWHLKDAIDRRFMARFQRLAGQRSEAR; from the coding sequence ATGAAGCGGCTGGTCCTCGTAGGCCCCGGGCATGCCCACCTCTATGTACTGGAGGCCCTGGCGCGTGCGCCGCTGCCCGACGTGGAGACGGTGCTCGTGTCGCTCGGGACTCGGCAGCTCTACAGCGGCATGCTGCCGGGCTGGATCGCCGGAGACCATGCGCTGGAGCAGCTCTCCTTCGAGCTGGAGGGGCTCGCGCGGGCCGCGAAGGCGCGGCTGGAGCCGAGCGGCGCGCTGGCGCTGAGGGCGGATCAGCGTGAGCTCCAGCTCGGGGATGGCCGCGTGCTCGGCTATGACGTGGCAAGCTTCGACATCGGCTCGCTCCCCGCGGGCACCGAGCTGCCCGGCGTGAAGGAGCATGCCCTGGTGCTCAAGCCGCTGGAGCGAGCGCTCGCGGTGCTCTCCGAGGCGAGCCAACCCTTGGGCCCCCTGCTCGTGGTGGGCGGCGGGGCCGCGGGCGTGGAGCTGGCCCTGTGCCTCCAGGCGCGCACCCGACGCCCTACCCTGCTCCTCGAGCGCGGAGAGGAAGTTCCCCGCGGCGCATCGCGTGCCGCCCGGCGCCTCATTCGCGGGCTGCTGGCACAGCGCGGGGTGGAGCTGCGGACCGGTGCGGCCCTGGCCTCCCTGGAGCCCGGCTCCGCACGCCTGGAGTCCGGCGAGTCCCTGCCGTTCACCACCTGCGTGTGGGCCACGGGGGCCCGCGCACCGGAGCTCTTCGCCCCGAGCGGCGCGGCGGTGGACGCGCAAGGCTACCTCGCGGTGGAGGACACGCTGCGCAGCCCCTCGCACCCGGAGCTGTTCGCCGCCGGAGACTGCGCGGGCTTCATCAGCGGCCAGCGCGTGCCCAAGGCCGGGGTGTACGCGGTGCGCCAGGGGCCGGTGCTCAGCGCCAACCTGCGCGCGGCCCTCACGGGCGAAGGCGCCCTGCGGCCCTACCATGCGCAGGCCGGCTTCCTCTCCCTCATGAACGCCGGAGACGGGACGGCGGTGGCCGCCTGGAAGGGGCTCGCCTTCCACGGCCGGGCCATGTGGCACCTCAAGGACGCCATCGACCGGCGCTTCATGGCGCGCTTCCAGCGGCTCGCGGGACAGCGCTCGGAAGCGCGCTGA
- a CDS encoding ATP-grasp domain-containing protein, with amino-acid sequence MPPRKAKPKKARAPAQPAAPASEPVPPARASRRRAKKTVVILSRKRSLYSTRRLVEAIKKRGHRPLVLDTLRCSMILAKGQPRMMYRGVEIRGVDVVIPRIGASITAYGLAVVTHFDMMGVPVVNAAQSIARSRDKLRCLQYLSRAGLDIPRTVMAHDRSNVRKLVEEVGGLPLIIKLIRGTQGVGVMIAHTLSEVQTIVDTFWDLGQEIVLQEFVAESKGKDVRALVVGERVVGAMRRQAKKEGEFRSNIHRGGEGQPIQLPPAYIEAAVTAARIIGLGIAGVDMLEGNEGPRLMEINSSPGFEGLEAATRQDIAGEMIDYALAFAESRQAAERSQRRVS; translated from the coding sequence ATGCCCCCCCGCAAGGCGAAGCCGAAGAAAGCGCGTGCCCCGGCGCAGCCCGCGGCACCCGCGAGTGAGCCCGTGCCTCCGGCCCGCGCCTCGCGGCGCCGCGCCAAGAAGACCGTGGTCATCCTCTCGCGCAAGCGCTCCTTGTACTCCACACGCCGACTGGTGGAGGCCATCAAGAAGCGCGGGCACCGTCCCCTGGTGCTGGACACGCTACGCTGCAGCATGATTCTGGCCAAGGGCCAGCCTCGGATGATGTACCGAGGGGTGGAGATTCGCGGCGTGGACGTGGTGATTCCCCGCATCGGCGCCTCCATCACCGCCTACGGGCTGGCCGTCGTCACCCACTTCGACATGATGGGCGTGCCGGTGGTGAACGCCGCGCAGTCCATCGCGCGCAGCCGGGACAAGCTGCGGTGTCTGCAGTACCTGTCACGGGCAGGGTTGGACATTCCACGCACGGTGATGGCGCACGACCGGAGCAACGTGCGCAAGCTGGTGGAGGAGGTGGGCGGGCTGCCGCTCATCATCAAGCTCATCCGGGGCACCCAGGGCGTCGGGGTGATGATTGCCCACACGCTGTCCGAGGTGCAGACCATCGTGGACACCTTCTGGGACCTGGGGCAGGAGATCGTCCTCCAGGAGTTCGTCGCCGAGAGCAAGGGGAAGGACGTGCGCGCGCTCGTGGTGGGCGAGCGGGTGGTGGGGGCGATGCGGCGGCAGGCGAAGAAGGAGGGCGAGTTCCGCTCCAACATCCACCGGGGCGGCGAGGGTCAACCCATCCAGCTGCCGCCCGCATATATCGAGGCGGCGGTGACGGCGGCGCGCATCATCGGCCTGGGCATCGCCGGGGTGGACATGCTGGAGGGCAACGAGGGGCCCCGGCTGATGGAAATCAACTCCAGCCCGGGCTTCGAGGGCCTGGAGGCGGCTACCCGTCAGGACATCGCCGGGGAGATGATTGACTACGCGCTGGCCTTCGCCGAGAGCAGACAGGCGGCCGAGCGGAGCCAGCGCCGGGTCAGTTGA
- a CDS encoding N-acetylmuramoyl-L-alanine amidase, protein MYTLRKALVTATAALSLAACGPQQSPESPEPAQTPSSAIDSAQDVLNRGSTGQLDPLFDAAAREFNVPTDLLKAISFNETRWQMVHGEVEFDGMPAAHGVMALRGEALERGAALAGVSAEQVRNDAAENIRAAAALLSAHADELKVDRADLGAWAPAVVRLSGIDNTDAQAEYIHKQVYATLRSGVVAEGADGKVTASIMPTPVEAKFAAPSLHALAVDYPGAIWRPSPNYNARPAGTDISMIVIHTCEGSYSSCWSWLTNSASGVSAHYVVSEGGEVSQLVNEANRAWHVGATYDCSLNGSVSCGLNGTSVNHFSVGIEHGGFASQTTFPAAQIDSSARLSCDIAKGQGIPMDSFHIVAHGRLQPASRTDPGPNWPWSSYISKINSACGNTTTGLIIDSNNANNDTSKGKIETVSANWTSSTNVAGYYGTGYFVAPTQAVSDPVTFSFYLSAAATKTIDAWWTAGTDRSTTTPFIVYNAAGTKLATVNVNQQLNGGKWNTLGTYSFSAGWNKVQVSRWTTAGAQVVADAIRVR, encoded by the coding sequence ATGTACACGTTGCGCAAAGCGCTCGTGACCGCCACCGCGGCCCTGTCTCTGGCGGCCTGTGGTCCCCAGCAGAGCCCCGAGTCCCCCGAGCCCGCGCAGACCCCCTCCAGCGCCATCGACTCGGCGCAGGACGTCCTCAACCGCGGCTCCACCGGCCAGCTGGATCCGCTCTTCGATGCGGCGGCCCGTGAGTTCAACGTCCCGACCGACCTGCTCAAGGCCATCTCCTTCAATGAGACGCGCTGGCAGATGGTGCACGGCGAGGTGGAGTTCGACGGCATGCCGGCCGCTCACGGCGTGATGGCCCTGCGTGGCGAGGCGCTCGAGCGCGGCGCGGCGCTGGCGGGTGTCTCCGCCGAGCAGGTGCGCAACGACGCGGCGGAGAACATCCGCGCGGCCGCGGCGCTGCTGTCCGCCCATGCCGACGAGCTGAAGGTGGACCGCGCGGACCTGGGCGCCTGGGCCCCGGCGGTGGTGCGGCTGAGCGGCATCGACAACACGGACGCGCAGGCCGAGTACATCCACAAGCAGGTGTACGCCACGCTGCGCAGCGGCGTGGTGGCCGAGGGCGCGGACGGCAAGGTGACCGCGTCCATCATGCCCACGCCGGTGGAGGCGAAGTTCGCGGCGCCCTCGCTGCACGCCCTGGCGGTGGACTACCCCGGCGCTATCTGGCGCCCCTCGCCCAACTACAACGCGCGCCCGGCGGGCACCGACATCTCGATGATCGTCATCCACACCTGCGAGGGCAGCTACTCCAGCTGCTGGAGCTGGCTGACGAACTCGGCGTCGGGTGTGTCGGCGCACTACGTGGTGAGCGAGGGGGGCGAGGTGTCCCAGCTCGTGAACGAGGCGAACCGCGCCTGGCACGTGGGAGCCACGTATGACTGCAGCCTCAACGGCAGCGTCTCCTGCGGGCTCAACGGCACGTCGGTGAACCACTTCTCGGTGGGCATCGAGCACGGCGGCTTCGCCAGCCAGACGACGTTCCCGGCCGCGCAGATCGACTCCTCGGCCCGGCTGTCCTGCGACATCGCGAAGGGCCAGGGCATCCCGATGGACAGCTTCCACATCGTGGCGCACGGGCGGCTGCAGCCGGCCAGCCGCACGGACCCGGGTCCGAACTGGCCGTGGTCCAGCTACATCAGCAAGATCAACTCGGCCTGCGGCAACACGACAACCGGCCTGATCATCGACAGCAACAACGCCAACAATGACACCAGCAAGGGGAAGATCGAGACGGTGTCGGCCAACTGGACCTCGTCCACGAACGTGGCGGGCTACTACGGCACGGGCTACTTCGTGGCGCCCACGCAGGCTGTTTCGGATCCGGTGACCTTCTCGTTCTATCTGTCGGCGGCGGCGACCAAGACGATCGACGCCTGGTGGACGGCGGGTACGGACCGCTCCACGACGACGCCCTTCATCGTGTACAACGCGGCGGGTACCAAGCTGGCCACGGTGAACGTGAACCAGCAGCTCAATGGCGGCAAGTGGAACACGCTGGGCACCTACAGCTTCTCCGCGGGCTGGAACAAGGTGCAGGTGAGCCGTTGGACGACGGCCGGCGCTCAGGTCGTCGCCGACGCCATCCGCGTCCGGTAG
- a CDS encoding LysR family transcriptional regulator, producing MPGTPDLNLLPLFVTVAETASMSAAARKLGLPKSSVSRGVAGLEASLGVQLFHRTTRSVALTTAGTAFYERARPLVASLRALTGSLPEQEAEPSGELRVTAPVDMGLTFLPMLSARFSARYPAVTLDIRLANRRVDLVAEGFDVALRVSGPLPDSTLVARKVSAVDMGLYAAPTYVARRGQPRAPEDTGTHDWVLVHRMKVPPPLSAPSKPRLVTDDLMFAHRSIREGLGMGVLPTFLARQDVTSGRLIRVLPRWAQHGGSLFFVHPRAERVPRKVAAFRDFLLDFVATHPLSSKMDTTPPREVRPRGGLR from the coding sequence ATGCCTGGAACGCCGGACCTGAACCTCCTGCCCCTCTTCGTGACGGTCGCGGAGACGGCGAGCATGTCAGCGGCTGCCCGGAAGCTGGGGCTGCCGAAGTCCTCGGTGAGCCGGGGCGTGGCGGGGCTCGAGGCCTCGCTGGGCGTGCAGCTGTTCCACCGCACCACCCGCAGCGTGGCGCTCACCACCGCGGGCACCGCCTTCTATGAGAGGGCGCGCCCGCTCGTCGCCTCGCTGCGAGCGCTGACGGGGAGCCTCCCGGAGCAGGAGGCGGAGCCCTCGGGCGAGCTGAGGGTCACCGCGCCGGTGGACATGGGCCTCACCTTCCTGCCGATGCTCTCCGCCCGGTTCTCGGCGCGCTACCCCGCGGTCACCCTGGACATCCGACTGGCGAACAGGCGGGTCGACCTCGTGGCCGAGGGGTTCGATGTCGCGCTCCGGGTGTCGGGCCCGCTCCCGGACTCGACGCTGGTGGCCCGGAAGGTGAGCGCGGTGGACATGGGCCTGTATGCCGCGCCGACCTACGTGGCACGCAGGGGCCAGCCGCGAGCCCCCGAGGACACCGGCACGCATGACTGGGTGCTGGTCCACCGGATGAAGGTGCCACCTCCGCTGAGCGCGCCGAGCAAGCCCCGGCTGGTGACGGACGACCTGATGTTCGCGCACCGGTCGATCCGCGAGGGGCTGGGCATGGGGGTCCTGCCGACCTTCCTCGCGCGACAGGATGTCACCTCGGGACGGCTCATCCGGGTGCTGCCAAGGTGGGCGCAGCATGGCGGGAGCCTCTTCTTCGTGCACCCGCGCGCCGAGCGTGTCCCGAGGAAGGTGGCGGCCTTTCGGGACTTCCTGCTCGACTTCGTGGCCACCCACCCCCTGTCGTCCAAGATGGACACGACACCCCCCAGGGAGGTCCGCCCCCGAGGGGGATTGCGCTAG
- a CDS encoding carboxypeptidase regulatory-like domain-containing protein codes for MKSSCLLACCALLGLNVVACGPGSMPDPGTRTENAQIVDLDNLLITVNGRAELLPEAARWLAEQGQPPASLAGLPLVIEEPLRVGVNDASATFGAGTLGEDDGFSISDVQVKDIHLSLSAGVLHESLARSSTIIFDTAFTGARPRTDVIDARVWALPVAFHDALTRAVGEEAVLAHTEGRARTLQEAGFVLGRVVDARGQPVSGARVRLERGDLADRLYYPSEDLSRAGQEGTSANGLFLYVHSGAEVETFRLSIHGSEDYVWRNAGAMPGHGLVLSLFPGTIAP; via the coding sequence ATGAAGTCCTCGTGCCTGCTCGCTTGTTGTGCCCTCCTCGGGCTGAACGTCGTCGCCTGTGGTCCTGGCTCCATGCCGGATCCGGGGACGCGCACCGAGAACGCCCAGATCGTCGATCTGGACAACCTCCTCATCACCGTGAATGGCCGGGCGGAGCTGCTGCCCGAAGCCGCGCGGTGGCTGGCTGAACAAGGACAGCCGCCTGCTTCCCTCGCGGGACTTCCCCTCGTCATCGAGGAGCCCCTGCGTGTGGGAGTGAACGATGCGAGCGCCACCTTCGGCGCCGGCACGCTCGGCGAGGACGACGGGTTCTCCATCTCGGATGTCCAGGTGAAGGACATCCACCTGAGCCTCTCGGCGGGCGTCCTGCACGAGAGCCTGGCGCGAAGCTCCACCATCATCTTCGACACCGCCTTCACCGGCGCGCGTCCACGCACGGACGTCATCGACGCCCGTGTCTGGGCGCTGCCTGTGGCCTTCCATGACGCGCTCACCCGCGCCGTGGGCGAGGAGGCCGTGCTGGCCCACACCGAGGGCCGCGCGCGGACGCTGCAGGAGGCGGGCTTCGTGCTGGGCCGCGTGGTGGATGCCAGGGGCCAGCCCGTGTCGGGGGCCCGCGTGCGGCTCGAGCGGGGCGACCTGGCCGATCGGCTCTACTACCCCAGCGAGGACCTGTCCCGCGCGGGCCAGGAGGGCACCAGCGCCAACGGGCTCTTCCTCTATGTCCACTCGGGCGCGGAGGTGGAGACGTTCCGCCTGAGCATCCACGGCTCGGAGGACTACGTGTGGCGCAACGCGGGTGCCATGCCCGGCCACGGCCTGGTCCTCTCGCTCTTCCCGGGCACCATCGCTCCGTAG
- a CDS encoding TolB family protein: MSQGLEPHRPWPWWARLCAALALLCVGCPAGKCGRGTTGVGPLSEEERRAIPGVIAFISERATQKDIWLVKPTGEETQLTKSPEEDDFTAAPAPDGKALLTIATRTVDGLHLEQLRLQPLDGSAPVPLNTPRARARNASWSPDGRWLVAESDAKSFSDLVRMEPRPGVEEKPLTSVREGCFEPSVSPDGSEIAFVSSREGDPEIYVMRADGTGERRITAFHKEDREPRWSPDGKWLSFISNREGRERFFLVRPDGTGLRAVSGTASQSDERELAWSPDGQKVAYVERLPDAKSRIWVASVAGGEPVALTDGKTRDDEPAWSPDGKYLVFVAERNGDTDLWLMRADGSGQTRLTTAKGADWLPRWIASPR; encoded by the coding sequence ATGAGCCAGGGCCTCGAACCTCATCGTCCCTGGCCGTGGTGGGCGCGGCTGTGTGCCGCGCTCGCCCTGCTGTGCGTCGGCTGTCCCGCGGGGAAGTGTGGCCGTGGGACGACCGGCGTCGGTCCGCTGTCCGAGGAGGAGCGGCGGGCCATCCCTGGCGTCATCGCCTTCATCTCCGAGCGGGCGACGCAGAAGGACATCTGGCTGGTGAAGCCGACGGGGGAGGAGACGCAGCTCACGAAGAGCCCCGAGGAGGACGACTTCACCGCGGCGCCGGCTCCCGACGGCAAGGCGCTGCTGACGATCGCCACGCGCACGGTGGACGGGCTCCACCTGGAGCAGCTGCGGCTGCAGCCGCTGGATGGCTCGGCGCCGGTGCCGCTCAACACGCCTCGGGCGCGCGCTCGCAACGCGAGCTGGTCCCCGGACGGGCGCTGGCTCGTGGCCGAGTCGGACGCGAAGAGCTTCAGCGACCTGGTGCGGATGGAGCCCAGGCCCGGCGTGGAGGAGAAGCCGCTGACGTCGGTGCGCGAGGGCTGCTTCGAGCCGTCGGTCTCTCCCGATGGGAGTGAGATCGCCTTCGTGTCCAGCCGCGAGGGGGACCCGGAGATCTACGTGATGCGCGCGGATGGGACGGGCGAGCGCCGCATCACCGCCTTCCACAAGGAGGATCGCGAGCCGCGCTGGAGCCCGGATGGGAAGTGGCTCTCGTTCATCAGCAACCGCGAGGGGCGCGAGCGGTTCTTCCTGGTGCGCCCGGATGGGACGGGGCTGCGCGCGGTGTCGGGCACGGCCTCCCAGAGCGACGAGCGCGAGCTGGCATGGAGCCCGGACGGCCAGAAGGTGGCCTACGTGGAGCGGCTGCCAGATGCGAAGAGCCGCATCTGGGTGGCCAGCGTGGCGGGCGGCGAGCCGGTGGCGCTCACGGATGGGAAGACGCGGGACGACGAGCCCGCGTGGAGCCCGGACGGGAAGTACCTGGTCTTCGTGGCGGAGCGGAACGGAGACACGGACCTGTGGCTGATGCGCGCGGACGGCAGCGGGCAGACGCGCCTCACCACGGCGAAGGGCGCGGACTGGCTGCCGCGGTGGATTGCCTCTCCCCGGTGA
- a CDS encoding cyclic-phosphate processing receiver domain-containing protein, translating into MKVYLDDERATPAGWVAARWPEDAIALLQTGQVTDISLDHDLGDDLHGTGYDVLCWIEEAVATRGFVPPRISIHSANASARRKMELAVERIERFLRQRR; encoded by the coding sequence ATGAAGGTCTACCTCGACGATGAGCGGGCGACCCCCGCCGGATGGGTGGCGGCGAGGTGGCCGGAGGATGCCATCGCGCTGCTGCAGACCGGCCAGGTGACGGACATCAGCCTCGATCACGACCTGGGAGACGATCTCCACGGCACGGGGTACGACGTCCTGTGCTGGATCGAAGAGGCAGTGGCGACACGCGGCTTCGTCCCTCCGCGCATCTCCATCCATTCGGCGAACGCTTCGGCCCGGCGGAAGATGGAGCTGGCGGTCGAGCGGATCGAGCGGTTCCTTCGACAACGAAGGTAG